Proteins found in one Bremerella volcania genomic segment:
- a CDS encoding DUF1559 domain-containing protein: MRVVGLAGRTRRGFTLVELLVVIAIIGVLIALLLPAVQQAREAARRMQCGNNMKQMGIAIHNYHDTFLHFPPGRVQSGEPYWGNWCIAILPYIEQNALYESYDHTVTCDHANNADEVKQRLEAFICPSDTMPTPIRQPSSGFGRDAHAMSYKGMSGYVEDEAYNWDHIKEVDMSTQKWKGIFHSVGNYNNDKLNFEKMASVTDGTTNTLLVGEFHQPKDDPGRGAFWAHSKWGYGVGYVILDPYIFGNEYNTCTANTSTNICRRAWYSHHPGGLNFLRADASTFFLPETIDLRVFGAQATMGNGEVERIN, encoded by the coding sequence ATGCGCGTTGTTGGACTCGCCGGGCGCACTCGGCGCGGATTTACGTTGGTGGAACTTCTGGTCGTGATTGCCATCATTGGCGTGTTGATCGCGTTGCTCTTGCCGGCGGTGCAGCAGGCTCGCGAAGCCGCTCGCCGGATGCAGTGCGGCAACAACATGAAGCAGATGGGGATCGCGATTCACAACTATCACGATACCTTCCTGCACTTCCCTCCGGGGCGCGTGCAGTCAGGCGAGCCGTACTGGGGCAACTGGTGCATCGCGATCCTGCCGTACATCGAACAGAACGCACTTTACGAGTCGTACGATCACACCGTTACCTGCGACCACGCCAACAATGCCGACGAAGTGAAGCAGCGGCTGGAAGCGTTCATTTGCCCCAGCGATACGATGCCAACCCCCATTCGTCAGCCATCGTCCGGTTTCGGCCGCGACGCCCATGCGATGTCGTACAAAGGGATGAGCGGTTACGTCGAGGACGAAGCGTACAACTGGGACCATATCAAAGAAGTCGATATGTCGACGCAAAAGTGGAAAGGCATTTTCCACTCTGTAGGCAACTACAACAACGACAAGCTGAACTTCGAGAAGATGGCCTCGGTCACCGATGGCACGACCAACACCTTGTTGGTGGGCGAATTCCATCAGCCAAAGGATGACCCCGGCCGCGGCGCGTTCTGGGCGCACTCGAAGTGGGGCTACGGCGTGGGGTACGTGATTCTCGATCCGTATATCTTCGGCAACGAGTACAACACTTGCACCGCAAATACCAGCACCAACATTTGTCGCCGGGCCTGGTATTCGCATCACCCAGGCGGGCTGAACTTCCTGCGGGCCGATGCTTCGACCTTCTTCCTACCCGAAACGATTGACCTCCGCGTGTTCGGTGCCCAAGCCACCATGGGCAACGGCGAAGTCGAACGCATCAACTAG
- a CDS encoding DUF1559 domain-containing protein has translation MYKPLAIRLGGRKAFTLVELLVVIAIIGVLIALLLPAVQQAREAARRSQCINNLKQIGLAAHNHHDTFLAFPAALYNHNNGYAGNNESDQIGPNWAVKFLPFVEQSALYDLFEVNENNANTVDKWQRDVTLPNGEFARAQEIPAYLCPSDAASKTPYSGIGGNWGRGNYAANGGFQSWWNDGESSTPNGYSQNISSDGVFTVNKGKNMSAVTDGTSNSALVDEIRIGEVATDQRGVWALGVSGSSIVNNFSRGDCHGPNDRNANSDDVLDCQDFADGRGGCWEGCTNTQAVARSLHPGIVNIVFVDGSVSSIAETIDQPTWAMMHAINDGIPYERP, from the coding sequence ATGTATAAGCCTCTTGCAATACGTCTTGGGGGACGGAAAGCCTTTACGCTGGTTGAACTGCTCGTTGTGATCGCGATTATTGGCGTTCTGATTGCCCTGTTGCTGCCGGCCGTGCAGCAAGCACGCGAAGCCGCACGCCGCTCGCAGTGCATAAACAATCTCAAGCAAATCGGCCTGGCGGCACATAATCACCACGACACATTCCTGGCCTTCCCCGCCGCACTGTACAACCACAACAACGGTTATGCAGGGAACAACGAATCGGATCAGATTGGTCCTAACTGGGCCGTTAAGTTCCTACCGTTCGTCGAACAGTCGGCTCTCTACGACCTCTTCGAGGTGAATGAGAACAACGCGAACACAGTCGATAAGTGGCAGCGCGATGTGACGTTGCCCAACGGCGAATTTGCGCGAGCCCAGGAGATTCCTGCCTACCTCTGCCCGAGCGACGCGGCCTCCAAAACTCCCTACAGCGGCATCGGCGGCAACTGGGGACGCGGCAACTATGCGGCCAATGGCGGTTTTCAATCGTGGTGGAATGACGGCGAGTCCTCGACCCCCAACGGGTACAGCCAGAACATCAGTTCCGACGGCGTCTTTACCGTCAACAAAGGTAAGAACATGTCGGCGGTTACCGACGGAACTTCCAACTCCGCCCTCGTGGATGAAATTCGGATCGGTGAAGTCGCTACCGACCAGCGCGGCGTGTGGGCATTGGGCGTTTCCGGTTCCAGCATCGTGAACAACTTCTCACGCGGTGACTGCCATGGCCCGAACGATAGGAATGCCAACTCCGACGACGTTCTCGATTGCCAGGACTTCGCCGACGGAAGAGGTGGATGCTGGGAAGGCTGCACGAACACGCAGGCCGTCGCTCGCTCGCTGCACCCCGGCATCGTCAACATCGTGTTTGTGGACGGAAGCGTCAGCAGTATTGCCGAAACGATCGATCAGCCTACCTGGGCCATGATGCACGCCATCAACGACGGCATTCCTTACGAGAGACCTTAG
- a CDS encoding TolB family protein — protein sequence MRSRLGRTLLAVSAAIGFGLVAVGFWYFNQSPLPPGSPELTGYVHGRVVYPIVFTSRGSTASLRAAADHGETFVYPGQPLWQAEQGRLRMLLPSGEVSELTWEKPLPDGSTLIDVMSPSVSPDGQKIIFAGRKAAPDPGHFRLYEIQIDGTGLRQLTGGPNDPGCTAVPPMRYDETGEAVLSDTKRKRIDYDDVDPTYAPGGHIVFASSRTPDLGRDHARRSTTLWIMKEDGSDKKPLSANRNNDRWPWIASNGYVIFSLWSRNREVISRDLTTIEPYTDGADTATLPTDAWLGAHVEPNGDFFGSVLKTKEPVWRARGLDNGNYVFMTASANGEDSTSIMTVVQAKAGSISNSPSSLAKESVLPTTSDSVLVFGPSHDKNGNALQLATPGPYPDHQIILAAASAREDGTWDEASYGIYLADADWSAGSTAESISLRKVFDDPRLVDSEPVAVTPRKIKYNFQALEVGDGSQTVRFANGETFAGPTAEVHNSAVSFAGNQDAPGQKATSSDAPIFNPVPKDLIETIRVYGSYRDRFDLPDEPRTHGGFELLIETPVKNDDFRFRIPPGAPTVLAGFDSEGHVASWQSEAQNDSGERATFYAFAGDHYSGARPGFTHFCTGCHTGHSGTPTLRMSPR from the coding sequence ATGCGAAGTAGGCTCGGCAGAACTCTTCTTGCTGTCTCTGCTGCTATCGGATTCGGACTCGTCGCGGTTGGGTTTTGGTACTTCAATCAAAGCCCATTACCGCCTGGCAGCCCTGAACTGACCGGCTACGTTCACGGGCGGGTTGTCTACCCTATCGTCTTTACGTCGCGCGGCAGCACCGCCAGCCTGCGCGCTGCCGCCGACCACGGCGAAACGTTCGTCTACCCTGGTCAGCCGCTATGGCAGGCCGAGCAAGGGCGGCTGAGAATGCTGCTTCCCAGTGGCGAGGTTAGCGAACTGACCTGGGAAAAGCCGCTGCCCGATGGTTCAACGTTAATCGACGTGATGAGCCCGAGCGTCTCGCCCGATGGTCAGAAAATCATCTTCGCCGGGCGTAAAGCAGCGCCTGATCCAGGCCACTTTCGCTTGTACGAGATTCAAATCGACGGGACAGGCCTGCGTCAACTGACCGGCGGACCCAACGATCCTGGCTGCACGGCGGTTCCTCCCATGCGCTACGACGAAACGGGAGAAGCCGTTCTCTCGGATACAAAGCGCAAAAGAATCGACTATGACGACGTCGACCCGACGTACGCTCCTGGCGGTCACATCGTCTTCGCTTCCAGCCGCACGCCGGATCTGGGACGCGATCATGCCCGTCGTAGCACCACGCTGTGGATCATGAAGGAAGATGGAAGCGACAAGAAGCCGTTATCGGCCAATCGCAATAATGATCGCTGGCCGTGGATCGCGTCCAACGGCTACGTCATTTTCAGTCTTTGGAGCCGCAATCGCGAAGTCATCTCGCGAGATTTGACGACGATCGAGCCGTATACCGATGGCGCGGACACCGCCACGCTGCCGACCGATGCGTGGCTGGGTGCGCACGTGGAGCCCAACGGCGATTTCTTTGGCAGCGTGCTGAAAACGAAAGAGCCTGTCTGGCGCGCACGTGGACTCGATAACGGCAATTACGTCTTCATGACTGCTTCCGCGAACGGCGAAGATTCAACATCTATAATGACGGTCGTTCAGGCTAAAGCAGGCAGCATCAGTAATTCCCCCAGTTCGCTGGCCAAGGAATCGGTGCTTCCCACGACGAGCGACTCGGTACTGGTCTTCGGGCCTTCGCACGATAAAAATGGCAACGCGTTGCAACTGGCAACGCCTGGACCGTATCCTGACCACCAAATCATTCTCGCGGCCGCCAGCGCGCGGGAAGATGGTACCTGGGATGAAGCATCGTATGGAATTTATCTGGCCGATGCTGACTGGAGCGCGGGTTCCACCGCGGAAAGCATCTCGCTGCGAAAAGTCTTCGATGATCCGCGGCTGGTCGATAGCGAACCGGTGGCCGTCACGCCCCGAAAGATCAAGTACAACTTCCAAGCACTGGAAGTAGGGGACGGCAGCCAAACCGTTCGCTTTGCCAACGGAGAAACATTCGCTGGCCCGACGGCCGAGGTCCACAATTCAGCCGTCAGCTTTGCCGGCAACCAGGATGCTCCAGGACAAAAGGCAACCAGCAGCGACGCGCCGATTTTCAACCCGGTCCCCAAGGACCTGATCGAGACCATTCGCGTTTATGGATCGTATCGCGATCGCTTCGATTTGCCTGACGAGCCGCGCACGCATGGCGGTTTCGAGTTGCTGATCGAGACGCCGGTGAAGAACGACGACTTCCGTTTCCGAATTCCGCCTGGGGCGCCAACCGTCTTGGCCGGTTTCGATTCCGAGGGGCACGTCGCCAGCTGGCAGAGCGAAGCCCAGAACGACTCGGGTGAGCGAGCCACCTTCTACGCGTTTGCTGGCGATCACTACAGTGGAGCACGCCCTGGCTTCACGCACTTCTGCACTGGATGCCATACGGGGCACAGCGGCACCCCGACACTCCGCATGTCGCCTCGGTAG
- a CDS encoding PQQ-dependent sugar dehydrogenase, giving the protein MPSSNLICLLLCLGTVLAPFTTLTAEEPPFDPSRLEVTTLVTQLKQPMELAVAPDGRIFYIEIQGQLKVYDPHKRQTDLVGEVVVTTAQENGLIGLALDPSFEDNHWIYLQYSPPEFSGQHVSRFTLVDGKLDMSSEKVLLKYEEQRLQCCHHAGSLEFGPDGCLFIGTGDNTHPHGDSHGYAPIDERADKFPWDAQKSSSNTRSYNGKVLRIRPLADGTYEVPDGNLFPKDGSQGHPEIYVMGCRNPWRINVDQKTGYLYWGEVGPDAGGDGPRGPRGYDEINQAKKAGNFGWPYFIADNQAYHDVDFATEKIGAKFDPAHPVNESPNNTGIRELPPATEAFIYYPGAAFEKFPEVGSGGRTACAGPSYDFDAANPSTTKFPPHFNRCLFVYEWSRHWILAVHLTGDSEIASLEPFMPDHKFTRPVDMQFGPDGALYMLEYGETWGVNDDAKLVRIDYVRGNRPPSAVASAENNTGKQPLAVRLFSNGTKDKDGDDLKYAWYAHRAGEEKPTPQLLSNDANPEITFEEAGVFNVELKVTDPQGAEAIASVPVIVGNARPQVSFVSPRDGDFFDSLAAIHYQLKVNDVEDGTSDFEEADETGAPEIDLEAPRRTAVNMTLGTGSIPRGPGGDVSDNDPVGLRLMKKSDCFNCHAVDGLRVGPPFLKVAEKYRGNAEALEASVKRVREGSAGVWGKVPMLPHSQHSIEEIRDMVAWVYSLEKDNAVRVFDGFVGNIELTDAEVEKAGYVQLEASYRDLGAGEIPPLVGTAKLFLRQRKIEAEAADEINGPRTLGGHTASDGKFLGAINHNHFARFNQIPLDRVGSLTLRVTSAGSGGRIEARLDSLDGPVIASALVEVNGSWDAFHDVTCPMEPQAGRHDIYLVFINPERQGGLMNLDSVTFAPSK; this is encoded by the coding sequence ATGCCTTCTTCCAATTTGATTTGTCTGCTTCTGTGCCTGGGCACCGTGCTCGCTCCGTTCACTACGCTAACCGCGGAAGAGCCGCCGTTTGATCCCTCGCGTCTGGAAGTCACCACGCTGGTTACCCAGTTGAAACAACCGATGGAACTGGCCGTCGCTCCGGACGGACGCATCTTTTACATCGAGATCCAAGGGCAACTGAAGGTCTATGATCCCCACAAGCGACAAACGGACCTGGTCGGTGAAGTGGTGGTGACTACCGCTCAGGAAAACGGCCTGATCGGCCTGGCGCTCGATCCAAGCTTTGAAGACAACCATTGGATTTACCTGCAATACTCGCCGCCGGAGTTCTCGGGCCAGCACGTGAGCCGCTTCACGCTTGTCGATGGCAAACTCGACATGTCCAGCGAAAAGGTTCTGCTGAAGTACGAAGAGCAGCGTCTACAGTGCTGCCATCATGCTGGCTCTCTGGAGTTCGGCCCGGATGGTTGCCTGTTCATTGGCACCGGCGACAACACCCATCCGCATGGCGATTCGCACGGCTATGCCCCCATCGACGAACGCGCCGACAAGTTCCCTTGGGACGCCCAGAAGTCCTCGTCCAACACCCGCAGCTATAACGGCAAAGTGTTGCGGATTCGTCCCCTGGCCGACGGCACGTATGAAGTGCCTGATGGCAATCTGTTTCCCAAGGATGGCTCGCAGGGGCATCCCGAGATCTACGTAATGGGCTGCCGCAATCCATGGCGGATCAATGTCGATCAGAAAACTGGTTATCTGTACTGGGGCGAAGTCGGTCCCGATGCCGGCGGCGATGGCCCGCGTGGTCCTCGCGGTTACGACGAAATCAACCAGGCCAAGAAGGCCGGCAACTTTGGCTGGCCTTACTTCATCGCCGACAATCAGGCCTACCATGACGTCGACTTCGCGACCGAAAAGATCGGCGCGAAATTCGATCCGGCTCACCCGGTGAACGAGTCCCCTAACAACACCGGGATTCGCGAGTTGCCTCCGGCCACCGAAGCGTTCATCTATTACCCCGGCGCCGCGTTCGAGAAGTTCCCGGAAGTTGGCTCCGGCGGACGCACCGCATGTGCGGGTCCCTCGTACGACTTCGACGCGGCCAATCCCAGCACGACCAAGTTTCCGCCTCATTTCAACCGCTGCTTGTTCGTGTACGAGTGGTCTCGCCACTGGATCCTGGCCGTTCATTTGACGGGCGACTCCGAGATCGCCTCGCTGGAACCCTTCATGCCCGACCACAAATTCACGCGCCCCGTCGACATGCAGTTCGGCCCGGATGGCGCTCTGTACATGCTCGAGTACGGTGAGACGTGGGGCGTGAACGACGACGCCAAACTGGTGCGCATCGACTACGTGCGCGGCAATCGGCCTCCCAGTGCCGTGGCCTCCGCCGAAAACAACACCGGCAAACAGCCTCTGGCCGTGAGGCTTTTCAGCAACGGTACCAAGGACAAGGATGGGGACGATTTGAAGTACGCCTGGTACGCCCATCGTGCCGGGGAAGAGAAACCCACGCCGCAGCTTCTTTCCAACGACGCCAATCCGGAAATCACCTTCGAAGAAGCCGGCGTGTTCAATGTCGAGTTGAAAGTGACCGATCCGCAGGGAGCCGAGGCAATCGCGTCGGTACCCGTGATCGTAGGCAATGCACGACCCCAGGTCTCGTTCGTTTCGCCGCGGGATGGCGACTTCTTCGACTCGCTGGCCGCCATTCACTATCAGTTGAAGGTCAACGACGTCGAAGATGGCACCTCCGACTTTGAAGAAGCGGACGAAACCGGCGCGCCGGAAATCGATCTCGAAGCACCACGCCGCACGGCGGTCAACATGACCCTGGGAACCGGCAGCATTCCCCGCGGCCCCGGCGGTGACGTCAGCGACAACGACCCCGTCGGCCTGCGACTGATGAAGAAGAGTGACTGCTTCAACTGCCACGCGGTCGATGGACTGCGGGTAGGTCCTCCTTTCCTGAAGGTCGCCGAAAAGTATCGCGGCAACGCCGAGGCCTTGGAAGCATCGGTAAAGCGTGTCCGTGAAGGCTCGGCCGGCGTTTGGGGTAAGGTCCCCATGCTGCCCCACTCGCAGCATTCGATCGAGGAAATCCGAGACATGGTCGCGTGGGTCTACTCGCTGGAGAAGGACAACGCCGTCCGCGTGTTCGATGGCTTCGTCGGGAACATTGAACTCACCGACGCGGAGGTCGAGAAAGCAGGCTACGTACAGCTCGAAGCCAGTTATCGAGACTTAGGCGCCGGAGAGATTCCGCCGCTGGTCGGCACGGCCAAGCTCTTCTTGCGGCAACGCAAGATCGAAGCGGAAGCCGCGGACGAAATCAACGGCCCGCGAACGCTCGGCGGTCATACCGCTTCCGATGGCAAGTTTCTCGGCGCGATCAACCACAACCACTTCGCCCGATTCAATCAAATCCCGTTGGATCGCGTCGGCAGCCTGACCTTACGGGTCACCTCGGCCGGGTCAGGGGGTCGGATTGAAGCCCGCCTGGACTCGCTCGACGGCCCGGTTATTGCTTCCGCTCTGGTCGAGGTGAACGGTAGCTGGGATGCGTTCCATGACGTTACCTGCCCCATGGAGCCCCAGGCCGGCCGCCACGATATCTACCTCGTGTTCATCAACCCAGAGCGGCAAGGGGGCCTGATGAATCTCGACAGCGTAACATTCGCCCCCAGCAAGTGA
- a CDS encoding sulfatase-like hydrolase/transferase, producing the protein MIRPALLFVALISYLAIPLALIEAAQKPNVVILLADDLGYQDIGCYDGPVKTPAIDALAAGGTRFQAFYSGCAVCSPSRATLLTGRHHIRAGVYSWIHDASQRSHLLLRENTLAEVLKQEGYATAHIGKWHLGLPTEKYDKPTPDQHGFDYWFATWNNAEPSHKNPHNFIRNGKPVGRLEGYSCQLVVDEAIDWLDHHRDAKKPFFLNVWFHEPHAPIAAPEEVVVKYGKKNDNAAIYSGTIDNTNLAIERLVAKLHEIDKPENTLIVYASDNGSYRDDRTGGLCGKKGVNWEGGIRVPGIFTWPGTIEAGQVISNETPAGIVDIFPTVCGLLGVDPPQGRHLDGSNLTPLLVPGKASFARHQPLFWHLQRSRPIVAMRDGRYSLVAQRDYEMSSDNMFQEKWIPLIKNGTYANYQLFDLIDDPQQKHDLAREKPELLAKLKGKLLEINGSIMADGANWHLSAEGE; encoded by the coding sequence ATGATTCGCCCTGCCCTGCTCTTTGTCGCTTTGATTTCGTATCTGGCCATTCCGCTGGCATTGATTGAGGCCGCCCAGAAGCCGAATGTGGTTATTCTTTTGGCCGACGATCTAGGATACCAGGATATCGGGTGCTACGACGGGCCGGTTAAGACCCCGGCAATCGATGCCCTGGCCGCTGGTGGAACGCGCTTTCAAGCGTTCTATTCTGGCTGTGCCGTATGTTCGCCGTCTCGAGCAACCCTTTTGACGGGTCGGCATCATATTCGCGCGGGTGTTTACAGTTGGATCCATGATGCCTCGCAGCGGTCGCACTTGCTGCTTCGCGAAAACACCCTGGCCGAGGTGCTCAAGCAAGAGGGGTACGCCACCGCGCATATCGGCAAGTGGCATCTTGGTCTGCCGACCGAAAAGTACGATAAGCCCACGCCTGACCAGCACGGCTTCGACTATTGGTTTGCGACCTGGAACAACGCCGAGCCCAGCCATAAGAATCCTCACAATTTCATTCGCAATGGAAAACCGGTCGGCAGGCTGGAAGGGTACTCGTGCCAGTTGGTCGTCGACGAAGCGATCGACTGGCTCGATCATCACCGCGACGCGAAGAAGCCCTTCTTTCTCAACGTCTGGTTTCACGAGCCCCACGCACCGATCGCCGCTCCGGAAGAGGTCGTCGTGAAGTATGGCAAGAAGAACGACAATGCCGCGATCTACTCTGGCACGATCGACAACACCAACCTAGCCATCGAGCGTCTGGTCGCCAAACTGCATGAGATCGACAAGCCGGAGAATACGCTGATCGTTTACGCTTCGGATAATGGTAGCTATCGCGACGATCGCACCGGCGGTCTGTGTGGGAAGAAGGGAGTGAACTGGGAAGGGGGAATTCGCGTTCCAGGTATCTTTACCTGGCCTGGGACCATTGAAGCAGGCCAGGTGATTTCCAACGAAACGCCGGCCGGGATCGTCGATATCTTTCCGACCGTCTGCGGTTTGCTGGGGGTCGATCCTCCCCAAGGACGTCACCTGGATGGGAGCAATCTGACACCTCTCTTAGTGCCCGGCAAGGCATCGTTTGCCCGGCATCAGCCGCTGTTCTGGCATCTGCAAAGGTCGCGTCCGATCGTTGCGATGCGCGACGGACGGTACAGCCTGGTAGCCCAGCGCGATTACGAGATGAGTAGCGACAACATGTTCCAGGAAAAATGGATTCCCCTGATCAAGAACGGAACCTATGCCAACTATCAATTGTTTGATCTGATAGACGATCCGCAGCAGAAACATGATTTGGCGAGGGAAAAGCCTGAGTTGTTGGCAAAGCTGAAAGGCAAACTACTGGAGATCAATGGCAGCATCATGGCCGATGGTGCGAACTGGCATCTCTCGGCAGAGGGGGAATAG
- a CDS encoding DUF1559 domain-containing protein, which yields MHKLLSMRFGQRKAFTLVELLVVIAIIGVLIALLLPAVQQAREAARRMQCSNNLKQLGLSLHNHHDTYGYMPPLRDIGGGHSGRRNGFILLLPFLEQNNSYEQIQADLGANPWDDRAYWNDFSFDGFTCPSSVPPATFEDSQKCSKNYMMCLGDRLVDRDGPMQNTRGMFQRGNVSNNQIQNKLNFASITDGLSNTMAFSERIAYASNARPMQGAFAQITLDGNSSPSTCTAALTGTWAGQSEGARWNDGRSPFSGFFAAAPPNSVSCTGDGNSGNIHDGTFALPGASSLHPGGVLTCLGDGSVRFISETIDTGNQGASFNFTTGQSPYGIWGALGSRNGGEPVTD from the coding sequence ATGCATAAGCTTCTTTCAATGCGTTTTGGCCAACGGAAAGCCTTCACGCTGGTCGAATTGCTCGTTGTGATCGCCATTATCGGTGTGCTGATTGCCCTGTTATTGCCAGCCGTTCAGCAAGCCCGTGAAGCCGCGCGCCGCATGCAGTGCTCGAACAATTTGAAACAGTTGGGACTCTCGCTACACAATCACCACGATACGTACGGGTACATGCCGCCGCTGCGAGACATTGGTGGTGGCCATAGCGGACGTCGCAATGGATTTATCCTGTTGCTACCCTTCCTCGAGCAGAACAACTCCTACGAACAGATCCAAGCCGATTTGGGGGCGAACCCATGGGACGACCGAGCCTATTGGAACGATTTCAGCTTTGATGGTTTTACGTGTCCATCGTCGGTGCCCCCAGCCACTTTTGAGGACTCACAGAAGTGCTCGAAGAATTACATGATGTGCTTGGGAGATCGGCTGGTTGATAGGGACGGCCCGATGCAGAATACCCGCGGCATGTTCCAACGAGGGAATGTCAGTAACAACCAAATCCAGAACAAGTTGAATTTCGCCTCCATTACCGATGGCCTGTCGAACACGATGGCGTTTTCCGAGAGGATTGCCTACGCATCCAATGCACGCCCGATGCAAGGCGCTTTTGCCCAAATCACGCTGGATGGCAACAGTTCGCCGTCGACTTGTACCGCTGCTCTTACGGGGACCTGGGCGGGGCAAAGCGAAGGTGCACGCTGGAACGATGGAAGATCGCCGTTTTCTGGTTTCTTTGCCGCAGCTCCACCGAACAGTGTCAGCTGTACTGGGGACGGCAACAGCGGCAACATCCATGATGGAACGTTTGCATTGCCAGGTGCCAGCAGCCTGCATCCAGGTGGCGTCTTGACGTGCTTGGGGGATGGTTCGGTGCGATTCATCTCCGAGACCATTGACACCGGCAACCAGGGAGCGAGCTTCAATTTCACCACCGGACAATCCCCCTATGGCATTTGGGGTGCGTTGGGAAGTCGTAATGGTGGCGAGCCGGTGACTGACTAG
- a CDS encoding DUF3823 domain-containing protein gives MTTTRISIGLFACLMLACVGCSEAPSIVKGSVTKGGEALQVSSQGDIQIHFIQEENGKMTGQTYMTSIDPSGHFEAEVPAGEYRISVQQLDPYPNVDKLKGQFSQAKTPIKQSIKGGDTIDIDLSTYAK, from the coding sequence GTGACAACCACTCGGATTTCTATTGGCTTGTTTGCCTGCTTGATGCTGGCTTGCGTCGGTTGCAGCGAAGCCCCTTCGATCGTTAAAGGCTCGGTAACCAAAGGTGGTGAAGCCCTTCAAGTAAGCAGCCAAGGAGACATCCAGATCCACTTCATCCAAGAAGAAAATGGCAAGATGACCGGTCAAACGTATATGACCAGCATCGACCCCAGTGGCCATTTTGAAGCCGAAGTGCCTGCCGGCGAATATCGAATCTCCGTCCAGCAGCTTGATCCTTACCCCAATGTCGACAAGTTGAAGGGACAGTTCAGTCAGGCCAAGACGCCCATCAAGCAATCCATCAAGGGTGGCGATACGATCGATATCGATTTGAGTACGTATGCGAAGTAG
- a CDS encoding DUF4198 domain-containing protein codes for MKLTQNLGTVALVALVVLLAGCSQENENFAPVSGTVTVKGKPQPNLIVSFLPVTQGEEPAIASSGLTDDQGRFTLKTTGEDGMEGAMIGQHQVRIRNRIVLGAEDAVVPEKSSAVRLPSKATDGSLTVDVPKEGLDTLTFEL; via the coding sequence ATGAAACTTACGCAAAACCTAGGGACCGTCGCGCTGGTTGCCTTAGTCGTTCTCTTGGCTGGATGCAGCCAAGAGAACGAGAATTTTGCTCCCGTCAGCGGAACAGTCACCGTCAAAGGAAAACCACAGCCGAACCTGATCGTCAGTTTCCTGCCGGTCACCCAAGGTGAAGAGCCTGCGATCGCTTCCTCGGGACTTACCGACGACCAGGGTCGCTTCACTCTGAAGACCACCGGAGAAGATGGCATGGAAGGTGCCATGATCGGTCAACACCAGGTCCGCATTCGCAATCGTATCGTCCTGGGTGCCGAAGACGCCGTCGTGCCCGAGAAGTCCTCCGCCGTGAGACTCCCCAGCAAAGCCACCGACGGCAGCCTGACGGTCGACGTCCCCAAAGAAGGCCTCGATACGCTGACTTTTGAGCTGTAA
- a CDS encoding carboxypeptidase regulatory-like domain-containing protein yields the protein MNKNVLLLSAAAVCLFVMGCEPGTSNPPTSPVTGKVTYKGEAVEGATIQFLPSSSEVKVANATSGTDGTYALSTFETGDGAMAGKYKVTVRKLVPVQQGVQKDGENAGEPAYVNKDMLPKKYMSMDSTPLEFEVTASGNQTFDIDLVD from the coding sequence ATGAACAAGAATGTTCTGTTGTTGAGCGCGGCAGCTGTTTGCCTGTTCGTGATGGGATGCGAACCTGGCACTTCCAATCCACCCACATCTCCGGTCACCGGCAAGGTGACCTACAAGGGGGAAGCCGTGGAAGGAGCGACAATTCAGTTTCTTCCGAGTTCCTCGGAAGTTAAAGTCGCCAATGCCACATCCGGCACCGACGGTACCTATGCTTTGTCGACGTTCGAGACCGGTGACGGCGCCATGGCCGGTAAGTACAAAGTGACTGTACGGAAGTTAGTCCCTGTTCAACAAGGGGTTCAAAAGGATGGCGAGAACGCGGGCGAGCCAGCCTACGTGAACAAGGACATGCTGCCGAAGAAATACATGTCCATGGACTCGACGCCCCTGGAGTTTGAAGTGACGGCCAGCGGCAATCAAACGTTCGACATCGATTTGGTCGACTAG